CGCTCAGGATGTCGACCACGTGCGCGGCCTGCTCGCCCGTGGCGCGGTGCGGGCGGCCAGCGAGCATGGCCCCCGCCATCTCCTGCACGCCGCGGCCCCAGTGCATCTTCTCTTTGGGGAGGCGCACCTCTTCGTAGAGCTTGCCGAATGGGGCAAACTCGAGCGTCGAATCGGGATTCTGCCAGCTCGCCAAGTGCAGGGAGCCGAGGTCGCCGTGAAACTCGACGCCACTCTGCTTGCTTTGCTGCGGTACGTAGAAGTTCGTGGTCAGCCTCGCAAGCGCGCCGCTAGCCAGTTCGAGCACGGCCGTGACGAAGTCGGGCGTCTCGATACGGAAGGACTCGCCCCGCTTAGTGACGCGGTCCGGGTGGAGCACCTTGCCGTACGCGAGAATCTGCCGGGCCGAGCCGAAGACGGCGGTGAGCAGCGTGAGCGGGTAGACGCCGACGTCGAAGAGCGCGCCCACCTCGTAGAAGGGCCCGGGCGCCGGGTGCCAGGACTCGATGCGGCCCCAGTTGACCTCGGCGTAGGCGACGCGCACTGTTCCCAGCCGCCCCTCGCGGATCAGGCGCCAGGCCGCCTGCTGCGCTTCGCCCAGGAAGGTAAAGGGCGAGCAGCCCAGCCTCAGCCCCTGGTTCCTGGCGAGGTCGACAAGCGCTTGCGCCTCGGCGAAGGTCATCGCCAGCGGCTTTTCGCTGTAGACGTGCTTGCCGGCTTCCAAGCAAGCTTTCGTCACCGCGTAGTGCGCGTGGTGGATGGTCAGGTTGACGACGAGGTCGACGCCGGCGTCCGCCAGCACCGCCTCCAGGGTCGGGTAGGCGCGGCAGCCGACCCTGGAGGCGAGCGCTTCGGCGCGCTCTAGCTCGAGGTCGGCGATGCCGACGAGCTCGGTCTCAGGGTAGCCGACAAGACTCCTGGCGTAGGGGCCGGCGATGTTACCGCAGCCGGCGATCGCAACCCGTATCCTGTCGCTGCGCTCAGGCATCCTGCCCCATCCAGTCGCGCAGCATCGCCAGGTTCGCCCGACAGTCCTCGCTGGGGTCGTAGAGTTCGGGCTCGTGCTCGACGCAGATAGCGCCGGTATAGCCGACGCGGCGTAAAGCCTCGACGCAGGCCCGGATGGGTACCACGCCC
Above is a window of Deinococcota bacterium DNA encoding:
- a CDS encoding Gfo/Idh/MocA family oxidoreductase, producing the protein MPERSDRIRVAIAGCGNIAGPYARSLVGYPETELVGIADLELERAEALASRVGCRAYPTLEAVLADAGVDLVVNLTIHHAHYAVTKACLEAGKHVYSEKPLAMTFAEAQALVDLARNQGLRLGCSPFTFLGEAQQAAWRLIREGRLGTVRVAYAEVNWGRIESWHPAPGPFYEVGALFDVGVYPLTLLTAVFGSARQILAYGKVLHPDRVTKRGESFRIETPDFVTAVLELASGALARLTTNFYVPQQSKQSGVEFHGDLGSLHLASWQNPDSTLEFAPFGKLYEEVRLPKEKMHWGRGVQEMAGAMLAGRPHRATGEQAAHVVDILSAAAQSMREGGPVAVRSSFTPPAPNDLQPDL